Proteins encoded together in one Oxalobacteraceae sp. CFBP 8761 window:
- a CDS encoding RNA pyrophosphohydrolase produces the protein MLDREGFRPNVGIILLNANNEVWWGKRVREHSWQFPQGGIKYGETPEQAMYRELEEEIGLRQEHVKIVGRTRDWLRYEVPDHFIKREIRGHYRGQKQIWFLLRMVARDNEVNLRLTDHPEFDAWRWHDYWVPLDVVIEFKRDVYQRALQELSRFLSWPAKGQHGERRHSARYLRQPHGRAQPGAKTGQDMLGAAGPGNPAAPDALVLAPNK, from the coding sequence ATGCTCGACCGTGAAGGGTTTCGGCCCAACGTCGGCATCATCCTGCTGAACGCTAACAACGAGGTCTGGTGGGGCAAGCGGGTGCGAGAGCACTCATGGCAATTTCCTCAAGGGGGAATCAAGTACGGCGAAACACCCGAGCAGGCAATGTACCGCGAGCTCGAGGAAGAAATCGGTTTGCGTCAGGAGCACGTCAAGATCGTGGGTCGCACCCGCGATTGGCTGCGCTATGAAGTGCCCGATCACTTCATCAAGCGTGAAATTCGCGGGCATTACCGTGGCCAGAAGCAGATCTGGTTCCTGCTGCGCATGGTCGCGCGCGACAACGAAGTCAATCTGCGCCTGACCGACCACCCCGAGTTCGACGCCTGGCGCTGGCACGATTACTGGGTGCCGCTCGACGTCGTGATCGAGTTCAAGCGCGACGTGTACCAGCGCGCGCTGCAGGAGCTGTCGCGCTTTCTGAGCTGGCCGGCCAAGGGCCAGCACGGCGAGCGGCGGCACAGCGCGCGCTACCTGCGCCAGCCGCATGGTCGCGCGCAGCCTGGCGCCAAGACGGGGCAGGACATGCTCGGGGCGGCCGGGCCGGGCAACCCGGCGGCGCCCGATGCGCTGGTGCTGGCGCCGAACAAGTAG
- a CDS encoding VWA domain-containing protein produces the protein MLIDFFRALREARIPVSIREFLTLLDALQRGVIAPSLDDFYYLARLTLVKDEAHFDKFDRVFGAWFRGVDAVFDAKAEIPLDWLIKRFERELTPEQKAQLEKFGYDKLQQRLQELLKEQKERHAGGSKWIGTGGTSPFGHGGTNPEGIRIGGESRNRTAVKVWDQRTYRDYDGERELGTRNLKVALRRLRRFARQGAADELALDDTIRATASNAGWLDIRMRPERKNRIKVVMLFDVGGSMDDHIERTEELFSAASSEFKNMEFYYFHNCVYDYLWKNNARRHSERFATWDVLRKYPADTRVLFVGDATMSPYEVMAPGGSVEYNNDEAGAVWLARFMTAFPKCAWLNPEPEHLWQYRQSIALIRQVMSNRMFPITLEGLERAMRLLSK, from the coding sequence ATGCTGATCGATTTTTTCCGCGCCCTGCGCGAGGCCCGCATCCCGGTCTCGATCCGCGAATTCCTGACGCTGCTCGACGCGCTGCAACGCGGCGTGATCGCCCCGTCGCTCGACGACTTCTACTACCTCGCGCGGCTGACGCTGGTGAAGGACGAAGCCCATTTCGACAAGTTCGATCGCGTCTTCGGCGCCTGGTTCCGCGGCGTCGATGCGGTATTCGACGCGAAGGCCGAGATTCCACTCGACTGGCTGATCAAGCGCTTCGAGCGCGAACTCACGCCCGAGCAAAAGGCGCAGCTTGAAAAATTCGGCTACGACAAGCTGCAGCAGCGCCTGCAGGAACTGCTGAAAGAGCAGAAGGAACGCCACGCCGGCGGCAGCAAATGGATCGGTACCGGCGGCACATCGCCGTTCGGGCACGGCGGCACCAACCCCGAAGGCATCCGCATCGGTGGCGAAAGTCGGAATCGCACCGCTGTGAAAGTGTGGGACCAGCGCACCTACCGCGACTACGACGGCGAGCGCGAACTGGGCACGCGCAACCTGAAGGTGGCGCTGCGCCGCCTGCGCCGCTTCGCGCGCCAGGGCGCGGCCGATGAACTGGCGCTGGACGACACGATTCGCGCCACCGCCAGCAACGCCGGCTGGCTCGACATCCGCATGCGGCCCGAGCGCAAGAACCGGATCAAGGTCGTGATGCTGTTCGACGTCGGCGGCTCGATGGACGACCATATCGAACGCACCGAAGAACTGTTCTCGGCCGCCAGCAGCGAATTCAAGAACATGGAGTTCTACTACTTCCACAACTGCGTCTACGACTACCTGTGGAAGAACAACGCACGCCGCCACAGCGAGCGCTTCGCCACCTGGGACGTGCTGCGTAAATACCCGGCCGATACGCGCGTGCTGTTCGTCGGCGATGCGACCATGAGTCCCTACGAAGTCATGGCGCCGGGCGGCTCGGTCGAATACAACAACGACGAAGCTGGCGCGGTCTGGCTGGCGCGCTTCATGACGGCGTTTCCGAAGTGCGCCTGGCTCAATCCGGAGCCCGAGCACCTGTGGCAGTACCGGCAATCGATCGCGCTGATCCGCCAGGTGATGAGCAACCGGATGTTCCCGATCACGCTGGAGGGCCTGGAACGGGCCATGCGCCTGTTGAGCAAGTAG
- a CDS encoding aspartyl protease family protein, with the protein MTTPAARLHLLLPLLALSAVPTAHAWQAEPKRCQLTQLATLPVRYTGPDLNLTIEGRIDGTPADMLVDTGASGTILTRTATERRGLSLRPTNGRAFGIGGAARIYSTQIKEFKAGPAAITNSRVRVLGDFGTAPSFEAILGAPFLLQSDLEISLATKEIKFFKPTNCDTAHLAYWDENAVEIPFRWTNSRQANPEFKVLLNGKEVTAVIDSGSSSTLMTRRAAEKAGLNMNAPDVSRAGEAGGIGTERIARWNATLDKLQIGRETINNADVGVIDTNDLDVDLLLGADFLRSHRVMFAMSQKKLYFTYVGGDALGQRRRIEPWLQQEADAGNGDAQMMVASMHRNGHGAPPDMAQALVWLDKAAASGNPRANLVVGQRLMKERRYTEAVIRLRQALDRMPGERSGALMLYTARMHNQDPELARRELASAFTHDLDEWPGPIADFYLGKLDESKLLKLAREESAHALRRTCQARFAIAERHRFTGNDEQAKRVLDEAPECRQGPKEAS; encoded by the coding sequence ATGACTACGCCTGCCGCCCGCCTGCATCTGCTGCTGCCACTGCTCGCCCTGAGCGCCGTGCCCACTGCCCATGCCTGGCAGGCCGAGCCCAAGCGTTGTCAATTAACCCAGCTCGCGACGCTGCCCGTGCGCTATACCGGCCCTGACCTGAACCTGACGATCGAAGGGCGGATCGACGGCACGCCGGCCGACATGCTGGTCGACACCGGCGCCAGTGGCACGATACTCACGCGCACCGCAACCGAGCGGCGCGGTCTGTCACTGCGCCCTACCAACGGGCGTGCCTTCGGCATTGGCGGCGCGGCCCGCATCTACAGCACGCAGATCAAGGAATTCAAGGCCGGGCCGGCGGCGATCACCAACAGTCGCGTACGGGTGCTGGGTGACTTCGGCACTGCGCCATCGTTCGAGGCGATCCTGGGCGCGCCGTTCCTGCTCCAGTCCGACCTCGAGATTTCGCTGGCCACCAAGGAAATCAAGTTCTTCAAACCGACCAATTGCGATACTGCGCACCTGGCCTACTGGGACGAGAATGCCGTCGAAATTCCCTTCCGCTGGACCAACTCGCGTCAGGCCAATCCCGAATTCAAGGTGCTCCTGAACGGCAAGGAAGTCACGGCGGTGATCGACAGCGGCTCCTCCAGCACGCTGATGACGCGCCGGGCCGCGGAAAAAGCGGGTCTGAACATGAATGCGCCAGACGTCTCAAGGGCCGGCGAAGCGGGCGGCATCGGCACCGAACGCATCGCGCGCTGGAACGCGACGCTGGACAAGCTGCAGATCGGCCGCGAGACGATCAACAATGCCGACGTCGGCGTGATCGACACGAATGACCTCGACGTCGATTTACTGCTGGGCGCTGACTTCCTGCGCTCGCACCGCGTCATGTTCGCGATGAGCCAGAAGAAGCTGTACTTCACCTATGTCGGGGGCGACGCACTTGGCCAGCGGCGCCGCATCGAACCCTGGCTGCAGCAGGAGGCCGACGCCGGCAATGGCGACGCGCAGATGATGGTGGCCTCGATGCACCGAAACGGTCATGGCGCGCCGCCTGACATGGCCCAGGCACTGGTCTGGCTCGACAAGGCGGCCGCCAGCGGAAACCCGCGCGCCAACCTGGTGGTCGGCCAGCGCCTGATGAAAGAACGGCGCTATACCGAAGCGGTGATAAGGCTGCGCCAGGCGCTCGACCGCATGCCGGGCGAGCGCTCCGGCGCGCTGATGCTGTATACGGCGCGCATGCACAATCAAGACCCCGAGCTGGCGCGGCGCGAACTGGCCAGCGCCTTCACGCACGACCTCGATGAATGGCCTGGGCCGATCGCCGATTTCTATCTCGGCAAGCTCGATGAAAGCAAGCTGCTCAAGCTCGCGCGCGAGGAATCGGCGCATGCGCTGCGGCGCACCTGCCAGGCGCGCTTTGCGATCGCCGAGCGCCATCGGTTCACGGGCAATGACGAGCAGGCCAAGCGGGTTCTGGATGAGGCGCCCGAGTGCCGCCAGGGGCCGAAAGAGGCGTCCTGA
- a CDS encoding MoxR family ATPase produces the protein MHAAPRFEGSDKYVATADLKLAVNAALTLGRPLLIKGEPGTGKTMLAEEVAASLDMPLLQWHVKSTTKAQQGLYEYDAVSRLRDSQLGDERVRDIQNYIVKGVLWQAFTAPEPVVLLIDEVDKADIEFPNDLLRELDRMEFYVYETREMVVATHRPLVIITSNNEKELPDAFLRRCFFHYIQFPDRETMADIVGVHFPNLRQDLLTAALQSFYAMRDVPGIKKKPSTSEFLDWLKLLLAEDVPAEALRASAEGKVGIPPLHGALLKNEQDVGLFERLMFMARNNR, from the coding sequence ATGCATGCTGCTCCCCGCTTCGAAGGCAGCGACAAGTACGTCGCCACCGCCGACCTGAAACTGGCCGTCAACGCGGCCCTGACACTGGGCCGCCCGCTCCTGATCAAAGGCGAGCCGGGCACCGGCAAGACCATGCTGGCCGAAGAAGTCGCGGCCAGCCTGGACATGCCGCTGCTGCAGTGGCACGTCAAATCGACCACCAAGGCCCAGCAGGGCCTGTACGAATACGACGCCGTCTCGCGCCTGCGCGACTCGCAGCTGGGCGACGAGCGCGTGCGCGACATCCAGAACTACATCGTCAAGGGCGTGCTGTGGCAAGCCTTCACGGCGCCCGAACCCGTCGTGCTCCTGATCGACGAAGTCGACAAGGCCGACATCGAATTCCCGAACGACCTGCTGCGCGAACTCGATCGCATGGAGTTCTACGTGTACGAGACGCGCGAGATGGTCGTGGCCACCCACCGCCCGCTCGTGATCATCACGTCGAACAACGAGAAGGAACTGCCGGACGCCTTCCTGCGCCGCTGCTTCTTCCACTACATTCAATTCCCGGACCGCGAGACGATGGCCGACATCGTCGGCGTGCACTTCCCGAACCTGCGCCAGGACTTGCTGACCGCGGCGCTGCAAAGCTTCTATGCCATGCGCGACGTCCCCGGCATCAAGAAGAAGCCATCGACGTCGGAATTTCTCGACTGGCTCAAATTGCTGCTGGCCGAGGACGTGCCGGCCGAAGCCCTGCGCGCCAGCGCCGAAGGCAAGGTGGGCATCCCGCCGCTGCACGGCGCCCTGCTCAAGAACGAGCAGGACGTGGGCCTGTTCGAGCGCCTGATGTTCATGGCGCGGAACAACCGGTGA
- a CDS encoding cytochrome c → MQRIVLSLVLGALGASASAADVARGAALAKTHNCASCHGADFNKPIDPSYPKLAGQHADYLTTALRAYKRGAGPNGRVNPIMAALVQPLSNRDMADLGAYLGSLPGQLVTKK, encoded by the coding sequence ATGCAACGGATTGTCCTTTCACTGGTCCTGGGCGCGCTGGGCGCGAGCGCATCGGCCGCCGACGTTGCGCGCGGCGCGGCGCTGGCCAAGACGCACAACTGCGCCTCGTGCCACGGCGCCGACTTCAACAAGCCGATCGACCCGAGCTACCCAAAGCTAGCCGGCCAGCACGCCGACTACCTGACGACGGCGCTGCGCGCCTACAAGCGCGGGGCCGGCCCGAACGGGCGCGTGAACCCGATCATGGCGGCGCTGGTGCAGCCGCTGTCGAACCGCGACATGGCCGATCTGGGCGCGTACCTGGGCAGTCTGCCGGGCCAGCTGGTGACCAAGAAATAA
- a CDS encoding antibiotic biosynthesis monooxygenase encodes MIAVIFEVEPAPLRQREYLATAQALGAALKAIDGFVSVERFESLTQPGRLLSLSFWRDEAAVQRWRMLEAHQAAQAAGRDGMFCDYRLRVAHVVRDYGMQQRDQAPPDSREVHG; translated from the coding sequence ATGATCGCGGTCATTTTCGAAGTCGAGCCAGCCCCGCTGCGCCAGCGCGAGTACCTCGCCACGGCGCAGGCGCTGGGGGCTGCGCTCAAGGCGATCGACGGCTTCGTGTCGGTGGAACGGTTCGAATCGCTCACGCAGCCCGGCCGCTTGCTGTCGTTGTCATTCTGGCGCGATGAAGCCGCCGTGCAGCGCTGGCGCATGCTGGAAGCGCACCAGGCGGCGCAGGCTGCCGGTCGTGACGGGATGTTTTGCGACTACCGCTTGCGCGTGGCGCACGTGGTACGCGACTACGGGATGCAGCAGCGCGACCAGGCGCCGCCGGATAGCAGGGAAGTGCACGGCTGA
- a CDS encoding DUF1841 family protein: MFTPSSHDVRRFFCDAYRKQRNGDILTPMDAIAADWIVQHPEYHDQFEDIEAAIARDYSVEGGKPNPFLHLSMHLSIAEQISIDQPRGIRAAHDMLVAKRGEHDAHHEIMECLGEMIWASQRGGVPPDTEAYIECVRRRAFA; the protein is encoded by the coding sequence ATGTTCACTCCGTCCTCGCACGACGTGCGCCGCTTTTTCTGCGACGCCTATCGCAAGCAACGCAATGGCGACATCCTGACGCCGATGGATGCCATCGCGGCCGACTGGATCGTGCAGCATCCCGAATACCACGACCAGTTCGAGGACATCGAGGCGGCGATCGCGCGCGACTATTCGGTCGAAGGCGGCAAGCCCAATCCGTTTTTGCACCTGTCGATGCACCTGTCGATCGCCGAGCAGATCTCGATCGACCAGCCGCGCGGCATCCGCGCCGCGCACGACATGCTGGTGGCCAAACGGGGCGAGCACGATGCCCACCACGAAATCATGGAATGCCTGGGCGAGATGATCTGGGCCTCGCAGCGGGGTGGCGTGCCGCCCGATACCGAGGCGTATATCGAGTGCGTGCGCCGTCGCGCATTCGCCTGA
- a CDS encoding winged helix-turn-helix transcriptional regulator: MRDGPNITTIAALIGDQARAQALTLLMAGRALTATELADAAGVTRQTISTHLAKLVDAGLLAVQAQGRHRYFSITDADVAALLETLMGMAFGAGTLPLHLKLGPSAPALRKARVCYDHLAGELGVVLHDRLAARGAFGFGAKGMVLTTPGASLIGQLGVDIPALARSRRPVCRTCLDWSERRHHLAGALGSALLDRFEQLGWTRRVAGSRVMAFDTQGEAALRGWLDQVSPPPARPCPPSPSS; encoded by the coding sequence ATGAGAGACGGTCCCAATATCACTACCATCGCCGCACTGATCGGCGACCAGGCGCGCGCGCAGGCCCTGACCTTGCTGATGGCCGGGCGGGCGCTCACCGCCACCGAACTGGCCGATGCGGCAGGCGTCACGCGCCAGACGATCAGCACTCATCTGGCCAAGCTGGTCGATGCCGGGCTGCTGGCCGTCCAGGCGCAGGGGCGGCACCGGTATTTCAGCATCACCGATGCCGACGTGGCGGCGCTGCTCGAAACGCTGATGGGCATGGCCTTCGGCGCCGGCACGCTGCCGCTGCACCTGAAGCTGGGCCCGTCCGCGCCAGCCCTGCGCAAGGCGCGCGTCTGCTATGACCACCTGGCCGGCGAGCTTGGCGTGGTGCTGCATGACCGGCTGGCTGCGCGAGGCGCGTTCGGCTTCGGCGCCAAAGGCATGGTGCTCACGACTCCAGGCGCGTCACTGATCGGCCAGCTGGGCGTCGACATCCCTGCACTGGCGCGCTCGCGGCGGCCCGTGTGCCGCACCTGCCTGGACTGGAGCGAGCGGCGTCACCATCTGGCCGGCGCACTGGGCAGCGCCCTGCTCGACCGGTTCGAACAACTCGGCTGGACGCGCCGCGTGGCGGGTTCGCGCGTCATGGCCTTCGATACACAGGGCGAGGCCGCCCTGCGTGGCTGGCTCGATCAGGTCAGCCCGCCACCGGCACGCCCTTGCCCGCCCAGCCCGTCTTCATGA
- a CDS encoding glutamate--cysteine ligase has translation MPLDAFTPSTPLTFGVELELQLVNLSDFNLTAASPDLMHLLERKPFPGNVTPEITESMIEINSSVHTAYGPLLAELTEIRNTLVAASDTLNIGIAGGGTHPFQHWSDQRISAKPRYEYLSQLYGYLAKQFTVFGQHVHIGCANGDDAMYLLHALNRYLPHFIALSASSPFVQGHDSLFESARLNSVFAFPMSGRAPFTLSWQEFTDVYFAKMERTNIIKSMKDFYWDLRPKPEFGTIELRVCDTPLTVERAAALAAYLQALCRHLLEKKDEAPVEDDYLVYNYNRFQACRFGLDGSITHPKTYDSIVIRDDILATLERMLPHAEALGSVEALQHLAAAARGGSDAAILRRHAEREGSVEGMVNAAIGHFRGDRVA, from the coding sequence ATGCCGCTTGACGCGTTTACTCCGTCCACGCCGCTCACCTTCGGGGTCGAGCTCGAACTGCAACTGGTCAACCTGTCGGACTTCAACCTGACCGCCGCCAGCCCCGACCTGATGCACCTGCTGGAGCGCAAGCCGTTCCCGGGCAACGTCACGCCCGAGATCACCGAGAGCATGATCGAAATTAATTCGAGCGTGCACACGGCGTATGGTCCCTTGCTGGCCGAGCTGACCGAGATCCGCAACACGCTCGTCGCAGCCAGCGACACGCTCAATATCGGTATCGCCGGCGGTGGCACGCACCCGTTCCAGCACTGGTCGGATCAGCGCATTTCGGCCAAGCCGCGCTACGAATACCTGTCGCAGCTGTACGGCTATCTGGCCAAGCAGTTCACGGTGTTCGGCCAGCACGTGCACATCGGCTGCGCCAATGGCGACGATGCGATGTACCTGCTGCACGCGCTGAACCGCTACCTGCCGCACTTCATCGCGCTGTCGGCCTCGTCGCCGTTCGTGCAGGGCCATGACAGCCTGTTCGAATCGGCACGCCTGAATTCCGTATTTGCGTTTCCGATGAGCGGGCGTGCGCCCTTCACGCTCAGCTGGCAGGAGTTCACCGACGTGTACTTCGCCAAGATGGAACGCACGAACATCATCAAGAGCATGAAGGATTTTTACTGGGACCTGCGACCCAAGCCCGAATTCGGCACGATCGAACTGCGCGTCTGCGACACGCCGCTGACGGTGGAGCGGGCCGCCGCGCTGGCCGCCTACCTGCAGGCACTATGCCGCCATCTGCTTGAGAAAAAAGATGAAGCCCCGGTCGAAGACGACTACCTCGTCTACAACTACAACCGCTTCCAGGCCTGCCGCTTTGGCCTGGATGGCAGCATCACGCACCCGAAAACCTACGACAGCATCGTGATCCGCGACGATATCCTGGCCACGCTCGAACGGATGTTGCCGCATGCCGAAGCACTGGGCAGCGTCGAGGCGCTGCAGCACCTGGCGGCGGCCGCGCGCGGCGGCAGCGATGCAGCAATCCTGCGCCGGCATGCCGAGCGCGAAGGCTCGGTCGAAGGGATGGTCAATGCAGCGATCGGGCACTTCCGCGGCGACCGCGTGGCGTGA
- a CDS encoding SulP family inorganic anion transporter, with translation MLPLSPAYLKTNLLSGLTVALALVPEAIAFALVAHLSPLTGLYAAVLVAFITSAFGGRPGMISAAAGSLAVVMIALVVQHGAQYLLAAVVLMGVLQLLFAAARLGKFIRMVPHPVMLGFVNGLALVIFLAQFGHFKVAGPDGTPQWMPAAQLVTMGVIIAITMAVIYLTPRITKAVPSTLVGILVASVGCALLGIETRTVGDLGSIAGGLPSFALPDVPMTWDTLRIVFPYALVMAGVGLIESLLTLTLIDEITDTRGQPNRESLALGAANVVSGVFGGMGGCALIGQSMINVNSGATGRLSGIAAAVILLCFILFGSSWIEAIPLAALIGVMFVVCEKTFEWGTFRLAGRVPRADLFVVVLVAAITLLVDLAVAVLTGVIVSALVFAWQHARQVKAAVAVDAQGWKVYALDGTLFFASVSAFQGIFTPKDDPQDVVIDFLHARVVDHSAIQAIDALAERYRLLGKRLHLRHLSPDCRELLEKAQDMIEVNLVEDPRYRVADDKLA, from the coding sequence GTGTTACCTCTTTCGCCTGCCTACCTCAAAACCAACCTGCTCAGCGGCCTGACGGTCGCCCTGGCCCTCGTGCCCGAGGCGATCGCCTTCGCCCTGGTTGCCCATCTGTCGCCGCTCACTGGCCTGTACGCGGCCGTGCTGGTTGCCTTCATCACGTCCGCGTTCGGCGGCCGGCCCGGGATGATCTCGGCCGCCGCCGGTTCGCTGGCCGTGGTGATGATCGCACTCGTGGTGCAGCATGGCGCGCAGTACCTGCTGGCGGCCGTGGTGCTCATGGGCGTGCTGCAACTGCTGTTTGCCGCCGCGCGGCTCGGCAAATTCATCCGCATGGTGCCGCATCCGGTGATGCTCGGCTTCGTCAACGGGCTGGCGCTGGTGATCTTTCTGGCCCAGTTCGGGCACTTCAAGGTGGCGGGCCCTGACGGCACGCCGCAATGGATGCCCGCCGCGCAGCTGGTCACGATGGGCGTCATCATCGCCATCACGATGGCGGTGATCTACCTGACGCCGCGCATTACCAAAGCGGTGCCGTCCACGCTGGTGGGGATCCTGGTGGCCAGCGTCGGTTGCGCGCTGCTGGGCATCGAGACGCGCACCGTGGGCGACCTCGGTTCGATCGCCGGCGGCTTGCCCAGCTTCGCGCTGCCCGACGTGCCAATGACGTGGGACACGCTGCGCATCGTGTTCCCGTACGCGCTCGTGATGGCGGGTGTGGGCCTGATCGAGTCGCTCCTGACGCTCACGCTCATCGACGAAATCACCGACACGCGCGGCCAGCCGAACCGCGAATCGCTGGCGCTGGGCGCGGCCAATGTCGTCAGCGGCGTGTTTGGCGGCATGGGCGGCTGCGCGCTGATCGGCCAGAGCATGATCAATGTGAACAGCGGCGCGACAGGGCGCTTGTCGGGCATCGCGGCGGCCGTGATCCTGCTGTGCTTCATCCTGTTTGGCTCCAGCTGGATCGAGGCGATTCCGCTGGCGGCGCTGATCGGCGTGATGTTCGTCGTCTGTGAAAAGACGTTTGAATGGGGTACGTTCCGCCTGGCCGGCCGCGTGCCGCGTGCGGATCTGTTCGTGGTCGTGCTGGTGGCGGCGATCACGCTGCTGGTCGATCTGGCGGTGGCGGTGCTGACCGGCGTGATCGTCTCGGCGCTGGTGTTCGCGTGGCAGCATGCGCGCCAGGTGAAGGCGGCGGTCGCGGTCGATGCGCAGGGCTGGAAGGTGTACGCGCTCGACGGCACGCTGTTCTTCGCGTCAGTCAGTGCGTTTCAGGGCATCTTCACGCCGAAGGACGATCCGCAGGATGTCGTGATCGACTTTTTGCACGCGCGCGTGGTGGACCATTCGGCGATCCAGGCGATCGACGCGCTGGCCGAGCGTTACCGCCTGCTGGGCAAGCGCCTGCATCTGCGCCATCTGAGCCCCGACTGCCGCGAGCTGCTGGAAAAGGCGCAGGACATGATCGAGGTGAACCTGGTGGAAGACCCGCGTTACCGGGTCGCAGACGACAAACTCGCCTGA
- a CDS encoding NIPSNAP family protein, with the protein MTITCFIRYRIDPFQREQFREYAANWGRIIPRLGGTLIGYFLPHEGTNDEAWGLVGFASLADYEAYRTRLKTDDEARGNFALAREGRFIVRETRTFTEAVEGTLGSRA; encoded by the coding sequence ATGACCATTACCTGTTTCATCCGCTACCGCATCGATCCGTTTCAGCGCGAGCAGTTTCGTGAGTATGCCGCCAACTGGGGGCGCATCATTCCCCGGCTCGGTGGCACATTGATCGGCTACTTCCTGCCCCATGAGGGGACCAACGACGAGGCGTGGGGGCTGGTGGGCTTTGCCAGTCTGGCCGACTACGAAGCGTACCGCACGCGCTTGAAGACGGATGATGAGGCGCGCGGCAACTTCGCGCTGGCGCGCGAGGGGCGTTTCATCGTGCGTGAAACGCGTACGTTCACCGAAGCGGTGGAGGGCACGCTCGGGAGCCGTGCATGA
- a CDS encoding cytochrome c, producing the protein MKTSLAPLVLAACACTAGSAVATAAEVVGNPKAAVAKIEMCIGCHGIQGGYKTAFPEVYRVPMIGGQSGKYLEAALKAYRKGDRKHPSMVNIAKSLSDQDIADVAAYYSQQTVASR; encoded by the coding sequence ATGAAAACAAGTTTGGCACCATTGGTACTGGCAGCATGCGCCTGTACCGCCGGCAGCGCCGTCGCCACGGCGGCGGAAGTCGTCGGCAACCCCAAGGCGGCCGTCGCCAAGATCGAGATGTGCATCGGCTGCCACGGCATCCAGGGCGGCTACAAGACGGCCTTCCCCGAAGTCTACCGGGTGCCGATGATCGGCGGCCAGTCGGGAAAGTATCTCGAAGCGGCCCTCAAGGCCTACCGCAAGGGCGACCGCAAGCATCCTTCGATGGTCAATATCGCCAAGTCGCTGAGCGACCAGGACATCGCCGACGTGGCGGCCTATTACTCCCAACAGACGGTGGCCTCGCGATGA
- a CDS encoding cation:proton antiporter, producing the protein MPDLLSVLTSLAWPLAIALAWLAGEFGQRWTGLPRISFYGLVGFALGSAQIGVLPAADLGPVALLANIAFGLVLFELGNRINLRWLVNNPWIGVAGLVESSLTFVLVYLVAIAFGAAQITALLMAALSMATSPATVVRVINEQKSSGQMTERVLHLSAQNCVLAVFAFNAIIGIWLFRTQDAVSEALWQSLVMLAASIVAGAVFGLLVPALLRAIGNAQQDTTVAFALAVILLVSICDVGGLSPVVAALAFGLTVRSRRVTFTQTQRNFGALGEVLTVLLFVYAASTLDWRLVAAGGVMAVVVVLVRLLAKTAGVAAFSHLSGVTWRKGALTGLGLAPLAVFVILMLEHARYAGLKVVDDLHAMAAVAMLLEVFGPIIIQRALIWAHEATESHHAA; encoded by the coding sequence ATGCCTGACCTGTTGTCCGTATTGACGAGCCTTGCCTGGCCCCTGGCGATTGCGCTGGCGTGGCTGGCCGGTGAATTTGGCCAGCGCTGGACCGGCCTGCCCCGCATCAGCTTCTACGGCCTGGTTGGCTTCGCGCTGGGCAGCGCGCAGATCGGCGTGCTGCCTGCGGCCGATCTGGGCCCGGTCGCGCTGCTGGCCAATATCGCCTTCGGCCTGGTCCTGTTCGAACTGGGCAACCGCATCAATCTGCGCTGGCTGGTCAACAATCCGTGGATCGGCGTGGCGGGCCTGGTCGAGTCCAGCCTGACGTTCGTACTCGTCTACCTCGTCGCCATCGCGTTTGGCGCGGCGCAGATCACGGCGCTGCTGATGGCGGCACTCTCGATGGCCACCTCCCCCGCCACCGTCGTGCGGGTCATCAATGAACAGAAAAGCTCGGGCCAGATGACCGAGCGCGTGCTGCACCTGTCGGCCCAGAACTGCGTGCTGGCCGTGTTCGCATTCAATGCCATCATCGGCATCTGGCTGTTCCGCACGCAGGACGCCGTCAGCGAGGCACTGTGGCAAAGCCTGGTCATGCTCGCCGCGTCGATCGTGGCCGGCGCCGTGTTCGGCCTGCTGGTGCCGGCGCTGCTGCGCGCGATCGGCAATGCGCAGCAGGACACCACTGTCGCGTTTGCGCTGGCCGTGATCCTGCTGGTCTCGATATGCGATGTCGGCGGCCTGTCGCCGGTCGTCGCAGCGCTGGCCTTCGGCCTGACCGTGCGCTCGCGCCGCGTGACCTTTACCCAGACCCAGCGCAATTTCGGCGCGCTGGGCGAAGTGCTGACCGTGCTGTTGTTCGTCTACGCCGCCTCGACCCTCGACTGGCGCCTGGTGGCGGCCGGCGGCGTGATGGCGGTGGTCGTCGTGCTAGTGCGGCTGCTGGCCAAGACCGCCGGCGTGGCTGCGTTCTCGCACCTGTCGGGCGTCACCTGGCGCAAGGGCGCCCTCACGGGTTTGGGCCTGGCGCCGCTGGCCGTGTTCGTGATCCTGATGCTCGAACATGCGCGCTATGCCGGCCTCAAAGTAGTCGACGACCTGCACGCGATGGCCGCCGTGGCGATGCTGCTCGAAGTGTTCGGCCCGATCATCATCCAGCGCGCCCTGATCTGGGCGCACGAAGCAACGGAGTCCCATCATGCCGCTTGA